One part of the Diceros bicornis minor isolate mBicDic1 chromosome 38, mDicBic1.mat.cur, whole genome shotgun sequence genome encodes these proteins:
- the TIMM17A gene encoding mitochondrial import inner membrane translocase subunit Tim17-A, protein MEEYAREPCPWRIVDDCGGAFTMGTIGGGIFQAVKGFRNSPVGVNHRLRGSLTAIKTRAPQLGGSFAVWGGLFSMIDCSMVQVRGKEDPWNSITSGALTGAILAARNGPVAMVGSAAMGGILLALIEGAGILLTRFASAQFPNGPQFTEDPSQLPSAQLPASPFGDYRQYQ, encoded by the exons ATGGAGGAGTACGCGCGGGAGCCGTG CCCCTGGCGAATTGTGGATGACTGCGGTGGGGCCTTTACGATGGGCACCATAGGTGGTGGTATCTTTCAAGCAGTCAAAGGCTTTCGCAATTCTCCAGTG GGAGTAAACCACAGACTACGCGGGAGTTTGACAGCTATTAAAACCAGGGCTCCGCAGTTGGGAG GTAGCTTTGCTGTTTGGGGAGGTCTGTTTTCCATGATCGACTGCAGTATGGTTCAAGTCAGAGGGAAAGAAGACCCTTGGAACTCCATCACAAGTGGTGCCTTGACAGGAGCCATCCTGGCAGCAAGAA ATGGACCAGTGGCCATGGTCGGGTCAGCTGCCATGGGTGGCATTCTCCTAGCTTTAATTGAAGGAGCTGGTATCTTGTTGACAAGATTTGCCTCTGCACAATTTCCCAATG GTCCTCAGTTTACTGAAGACCCCTCCCAGTTGCCTTCAGCCCAGTTACCGGCCTCACCTTTTGGAGACTATCGACAATATCAATAG